Proteins encoded in a region of the Marinococcus sp. PL1-022 genome:
- a CDS encoding S8 family serine peptidase, which yields MKFISLAFLGAFVFLFVPHMTYAEETKTIIVEFKNDKEKTFSANTDQDINTIEVPVEKAEEKMKELKENPEVEYAEFEVFYELFETPNDPLYSQQQGYFQNINLPEVWDSYTHSDKPTVAVLDSGINQEHEDLSEAIIKPYNVIEKSNEVIDNVGHGTHVAGIAGAITDNNTGGASIGRNVNILPVKVGDSTGISSVNIAKGINYAAENNADVINLSLGGDNPSLAVENAVKEAVEKDIVVVAAAGNDSSTTKQYPAALKNVISVGAVEESTKKLASFSNYGDWVDVTAPGDSILSSCTKGDRWPFSNCKSSSPYVEANGTSMAAPVVSSYAALMKSHTPSLTNEQIRYLIEESSISNSAVRFGTIDALSSLSKYQTESRLSGETSVDTSIEISMKGWPEGVTDTEINGEGLTNISGNTAILANNSNFADGLTANTLAGQLDAPILLTFPNRISEETVSELERLQVDNVIIAGGTAAVSRKVEAALAENDFNPIRLSGPTRYSTAAEMNAYSAEKNGEVIVVSGENFPDALAVSSYANQQEIPIVFVKEDMIPEATQEFLNEYDFSKAYVIGGTGVISDTVKNKLPNAERISGSTRYETALEVIKRFNEDADSYLLATGENFSDALAGGALAGRENHALLLSRSNSIPESVRAFVANKQYEANTPDDFYTLGGKAAITSPVLWQMDSLIYPGYYMNRLSNPDLKKR from the coding sequence GTGAAATTTATTTCTCTGGCTTTTTTAGGGGCTTTCGTATTTTTATTTGTTCCTCATATGACGTATGCAGAAGAGACTAAAACAATCATAGTAGAATTTAAAAATGATAAAGAGAAAACATTCTCTGCTAATACTGATCAGGATATAAATACTATCGAAGTGCCAGTAGAAAAAGCAGAAGAAAAGATGAAAGAATTAAAGGAAAATCCAGAAGTGGAATACGCAGAATTTGAAGTGTTTTATGAGTTATTTGAAACTCCAAATGACCCACTATATAGCCAGCAGCAAGGCTATTTTCAAAACATCAATCTCCCGGAAGTGTGGGATAGCTATACGCATTCAGATAAGCCAACAGTTGCGGTGCTGGATAGTGGAATCAATCAGGAGCATGAAGACCTCTCAGAAGCCATTATCAAGCCATACAATGTGATAGAAAAAAGTAATGAAGTCATTGACAACGTTGGACACGGGACACACGTGGCTGGTATCGCAGGAGCAATCACTGATAATAATACAGGCGGAGCTTCGATTGGCAGAAATGTGAATATTCTTCCCGTTAAAGTCGGCGATTCCACAGGCATCAGCAGTGTAAATATTGCTAAAGGAATTAATTATGCTGCTGAAAATAACGCAGACGTCATCAATTTAAGTCTTGGAGGAGACAATCCTTCGCTGGCTGTCGAAAATGCTGTAAAGGAAGCTGTAGAAAAAGACATAGTAGTAGTGGCTGCAGCGGGAAACGATTCTTCAACGACAAAGCAATACCCGGCAGCTTTAAAAAACGTAATATCTGTAGGCGCAGTAGAAGAATCGACGAAAAAGCTGGCTTCTTTCTCCAATTACGGAGATTGGGTAGACGTTACGGCTCCTGGAGACAGTATATTGAGCTCATGTACAAAAGGAGACCGATGGCCGTTTAGCAACTGTAAAAGCTCCTCTCCATATGTGGAAGCTAACGGCACCAGTATGGCAGCTCCCGTTGTGTCCTCCTATGCTGCTTTAATGAAATCGCACACCCCCTCTTTAACGAACGAACAGATAAGGTATTTGATTGAAGAATCTTCCATCAGTAATAGCGCTGTCAGGTTTGGCACCATCGATGCGTTGTCATCGCTTAGTAAATATCAGACGGAATCGCGTTTATCTGGGGAAACTTCTGTAGATACCTCAATCGAAATATCAATGAAAGGGTGGCCAGAGGGAGTCACCGACACTGAAATCAATGGCGAGGGATTAACAAATATTTCAGGTAATACTGCGATTCTTGCGAATAATTCTAACTTTGCAGATGGATTAACTGCCAATACTTTAGCCGGACAATTAGACGCGCCTATATTATTAACTTTTCCTAACCGGATAAGTGAAGAAACAGTTTCAGAATTAGAACGTCTGCAAGTGGATAATGTCATTATAGCTGGCGGCACCGCAGCAGTTTCCAGGAAAGTAGAAGCAGCTTTGGCGGAAAATGATTTCAATCCAATAAGATTGTCAGGACCTACCAGGTACTCCACAGCAGCCGAAATGAATGCTTACAGCGCAGAAAAAAATGGAGAGGTCATTGTAGTTTCAGGGGAAAACTTTCCGGATGCTTTAGCAGTGTCTTCATATGCTAATCAACAAGAGATTCCAATTGTCTTTGTAAAAGAAGATATGATCCCAGAAGCTACACAAGAATTTTTAAACGAATACGATTTCTCTAAAGCTTATGTAATAGGTGGAACAGGAGTTATCAGCGATACAGTTAAGAATAAGCTGCCAAATGCCGAAAGAATTTCTGGGAGCACCAGGTATGAAACAGCACTGGAGGTAATAAAGAGGTTCAATGAGGATGCAGATTCTTATCTTCTGGCAACCGGTGAAAACTTTTCTGATGCTCTGGCTGGCGGGGCATTAGCTGGAAGAGAAAATCATGCTTTGCTTTTATCACGGAGCAATTCTATACCGGAATCCGTAAGAGCATTTGTAGCTAATAAACAATATGAAGCCAATACCCCAGACGATTTTTACACCCTTGGGGGAAAAGCTGCGATTACCAGTCCAGTTCTCTGGCAGATGGATTCTCTCATTTACCCAGGCTATTACATGAATAGATTATCAAACCCGGATCTTAAAAAAAGGTAA
- a CDS encoding N-acetylmuramoyl-L-alanine amidase has product MKNIFRMIVFPVLIFVLLFSLVPLDTEAASSKRIKGDTRIGTAVELSKEGWSSSNSVILARSDEPADALASAGLVGKTDAPVLLTKTSSIDTEVLSEIKRLNAKNVYILGGTKAISNNVKSQLANNGLNVTRVSGDTRYSTAAEINKQAGLSASSTAIIANGQTVADALSASSIAANKNIPIYLSRNSSLPSDLPGSVKKVIIFGGSAAISDSLESSLKSKGITTERINGSTRYETSVNAAKWAKLSGGVNLLARGTSTSSSKEDYPDAVAAVGLGNKIQAPIVLTPPDSSNSTVKNYISSKPVYVLGGSAAVSDSALSDLGVSLSGSNDSSSEEQEKPSDGKVIETGTVVNVSSALNVRNGPSGSDGWIGSLAKGEKVDIYDITSNNWAKINYNGSYGYVSMSYIDTGKAEEKVIETGTVDVSYSLNVRSGPSGSDERIGYLLNGQTVEIYEISDNWAKIKYGDGYGYISMSYINTGSSASSALDGKLIAVDPGHGGKDPGATANGIQEKDIVLSVGSRLEDKLEAAGAEVVMTRSNDTFVELRERANIANRANADSFVSIHANAVYNNSVVGQETFYYPGSEEGEELAEAIQSELIKAVGSNDRGTKDANFSVLRNTAMPASLVELGFITNEKEAKLMKTSEFQNKAATAIYKGIEKYHEEN; this is encoded by the coding sequence ATGAAAAACATTTTTCGTATGATAGTTTTTCCTGTTCTGATATTTGTTTTATTGTTTTCACTCGTGCCTTTAGATACAGAGGCAGCGAGTTCCAAAAGGATAAAAGGTGATACCAGAATAGGCACCGCGGTCGAGCTTTCCAAAGAAGGATGGTCTTCAAGTAACTCGGTTATCTTAGCCAGATCTGATGAACCAGCAGATGCTTTAGCTTCAGCTGGGCTTGTAGGAAAAACAGATGCACCAGTCCTATTAACAAAAACCAGCAGTATTGATACAGAAGTTTTATCGGAAATTAAACGGCTTAATGCAAAAAATGTCTACATACTAGGTGGTACTAAGGCGATAAGCAATAACGTTAAAAGCCAGTTGGCGAACAATGGATTGAATGTAACAAGAGTATCTGGCGATACTCGTTACAGTACTGCAGCGGAGATAAATAAACAAGCCGGATTGTCTGCTTCGAGTACAGCTATTATCGCTAACGGTCAGACAGTGGCCGATGCTTTAAGCGCTTCAAGCATTGCCGCTAATAAAAACATTCCTATTTATTTATCCAGAAATTCCAGCCTGCCCTCCGATCTCCCGGGCAGTGTTAAAAAGGTTATCATTTTCGGAGGATCCGCAGCGATAAGTGATTCCCTGGAATCTTCGTTAAAAAGTAAAGGAATCACTACCGAACGTATTAATGGAAGCACAAGGTACGAAACCAGTGTAAATGCGGCGAAATGGGCGAAATTATCTGGAGGAGTTAACCTATTAGCCCGGGGTACTTCCACTAGCTCAAGCAAAGAAGATTATCCAGATGCAGTAGCAGCGGTAGGGCTTGGAAACAAAATCCAGGCGCCGATTGTTCTTACACCGCCGGATTCTTCTAACAGCACAGTGAAAAATTATATCAGTTCTAAGCCGGTATACGTTCTCGGTGGAAGCGCAGCAGTATCAGATAGTGCTCTGAGTGATCTTGGAGTGAGCCTTTCAGGCAGTAATGATTCAAGCAGCGAAGAACAGGAAAAGCCAAGCGATGGTAAAGTCATTGAAACAGGTACTGTCGTAAACGTAAGCAGTGCTTTAAATGTGCGTAATGGTCCTTCCGGGAGTGATGGTTGGATCGGTTCCCTGGCAAAAGGCGAAAAAGTAGATATTTACGACATCACAAGTAATAACTGGGCAAAAATTAATTATAATGGCTCGTATGGTTATGTCAGCATGAGTTACATTGACACAGGAAAAGCAGAAGAGAAGGTTATTGAAACAGGCACTGTTGATGTAAGCTATTCGTTGAATGTCCGTTCAGGCCCTTCGGGTAGCGACGAGCGTATCGGTTATTTATTGAATGGCCAAACTGTAGAAATATACGAAATCAGTGATAACTGGGCGAAAATCAAATACGGTGACGGTTATGGATACATTAGTATGAGCTATATTAATACGGGAAGTAGTGCCTCAAGTGCTTTAGATGGCAAGCTTATAGCTGTTGACCCAGGGCATGGTGGTAAAGATCCTGGTGCTACAGCGAACGGTATCCAGGAAAAAGATATTGTATTGAGTGTGGGCTCAAGGCTTGAAGACAAATTGGAAGCAGCCGGGGCAGAAGTAGTGATGACCCGCTCTAACGACACCTTTGTGGAGCTTAGGGAAAGAGCAAACATCGCCAACCGTGCTAATGCGGATTCCTTTGTAAGCATTCATGCTAATGCCGTTTACAACAACTCTGTAGTCGGTCAGGAAACATTTTATTATCCTGGCAGTGAAGAAGGAGAAGAGTTAGCTGAAGCTATTCAGAGTGAGTTAATAAAAGCAGTCGGTTCAAATGACAGAGGGACTAAGGATGCTAACTTTTCCGTGCTCCGAAATACAGCAATGCCAGCGAGCCTGGTAGAGCTTGGCTTTATTACTAATGAAAAGGAAGCTAAATTAATGAAAACCAGCGAGTTCCAAAACAAAGCTGCGACTGCAATTTATAAAGGAATCGAAAAATATCACGAAGAGAATTAA
- a CDS encoding acyltransferase family protein yields the protein MNDLRTPEKRFRPEIEGVRAVAALLVAVYHIWLGSVSGGVDVFFVVSGYLITTSLLSRFEREGTINLPEYLLGLGRRLLPLAVIVILFTMAGSILLLPQSQWDQIVGEMFASALYFQNWELATSAVDYLAQNNDASPFQHFWALSIQGQFYVFWPLLILAAYFLARKLFKTPVRKTLLSVLALVFVASISYSIYITSVNQPWAYFDTFARVWEFSLGGIVALLLPYLTMRKSIGFVLGWLGLAIVALTGLVLPVSTIFPGFAALLPTTGALLIITAAENSSRFGVDKLLGSRPFLYFGSISYGFYLWHWPMLIFYFAYFDNTTVSIKGGIAIIALAFIASALSVKIIEAPIRKINLKQSKTKVVTALIVFLLPALAAAGVWDNYVEKSQSSISEDYTVTDYPGARAISEDIEPNPDIDPLDNVAQAESEMPEFYSESECYSDLEETEISMCSYGDTTDPEYTIALVGGSHSGHWFPALEKMSEELSLQIDVFNKDGCRFSTDDFDGTLSDSCMQWNEDSIEPLKKNDPDLLFTTANVNAGGTIPEGYLEIWKEFEGDTEIFAIRDNPRMQEDIPSCLEESEDPADCAVPRDEVLSENPPWENTEEEKIPDNVTFADMSPYFCDDDTCDPVIGNVITFRDNHHISTLYSRTMGPALKEHIEDALEENDE from the coding sequence ATGAATGATTTGAGAACGCCCGAAAAGAGATTTCGGCCCGAAATCGAAGGCGTACGTGCTGTAGCTGCTTTATTAGTGGCTGTTTATCACATCTGGCTGGGCTCGGTCTCAGGCGGGGTGGACGTATTTTTCGTCGTTTCCGGCTACTTAATTACTACGTCGCTGCTATCGAGGTTTGAACGGGAAGGAACAATTAACCTCCCTGAATACCTGCTTGGCCTCGGTCGCCGGCTGCTGCCTCTTGCTGTAATCGTTATTTTATTTACAATGGCCGGCTCTATTCTGCTCCTGCCTCAATCCCAGTGGGACCAGATTGTTGGAGAGATGTTTGCTTCAGCGTTGTATTTTCAAAACTGGGAACTGGCTACGAGCGCAGTAGATTACCTGGCTCAAAATAACGATGCCAGCCCATTCCAGCATTTTTGGGCTCTTTCTATTCAGGGACAGTTTTATGTCTTCTGGCCTCTACTTATACTGGCTGCTTATTTTCTTGCCAGAAAATTATTTAAAACGCCTGTTCGTAAAACCCTGCTGAGTGTATTGGCTCTTGTATTTGTTGCATCTATTAGTTATTCCATCTACATTACTTCCGTCAATCAGCCATGGGCTTACTTTGACACATTTGCCCGGGTGTGGGAATTCAGTCTTGGCGGCATTGTCGCTTTGCTTCTCCCGTACCTGACAATGAGGAAATCAATTGGTTTTGTTCTTGGCTGGCTGGGACTGGCAATTGTCGCTTTAACAGGGCTTGTTCTTCCTGTGTCCACCATTTTTCCTGGATTTGCTGCTTTGCTTCCAACCACCGGGGCCCTGCTGATTATCACCGCAGCTGAAAACAGCAGCCGTTTTGGTGTGGATAAGCTGCTGGGATCCAGGCCGTTTCTGTATTTCGGCAGCATTTCCTACGGGTTTTATTTATGGCATTGGCCGATGCTTATCTTCTATTTCGCCTACTTCGACAATACGACAGTATCGATCAAGGGCGGCATCGCGATTATAGCTCTTGCATTCATCGCTTCGGCGCTCTCTGTCAAAATAATTGAAGCACCTATACGAAAAATTAATCTCAAACAATCGAAAACAAAAGTAGTAACCGCCCTTATTGTGTTTCTGCTTCCTGCCCTTGCAGCTGCCGGCGTGTGGGATAATTACGTCGAAAAAAGCCAGTCCAGTATCAGCGAGGATTATACAGTAACTGACTACCCCGGGGCCCGCGCAATATCAGAGGATATTGAACCGAACCCTGACATCGATCCCCTGGATAACGTGGCACAGGCTGAAAGCGAGATGCCGGAATTTTATTCTGAGAGTGAGTGCTATTCCGATCTTGAAGAGACGGAAATCAGCATGTGCTCATACGGGGACACGACCGATCCCGAATACACCATTGCTTTAGTAGGCGGCTCTCATTCCGGCCACTGGTTTCCGGCCCTTGAAAAAATGTCTGAGGAGCTGAGCCTGCAGATCGATGTGTTTAATAAAGACGGCTGCCGCTTTTCGACAGACGATTTCGATGGCACTTTGTCTGACTCGTGCATGCAGTGGAATGAAGATTCCATTGAACCGCTGAAGAAAAACGATCCTGATTTACTTTTCACTACCGCCAATGTAAATGCCGGAGGTACTATACCCGAAGGATACCTTGAGATTTGGAAAGAATTCGAAGGCGATACGGAAATATTCGCAATACGGGACAATCCAAGAATGCAGGAGGACATTCCTTCCTGCCTGGAGGAAAGCGAAGATCCGGCCGATTGTGCCGTACCAAGAGATGAAGTGTTATCTGAAAACCCTCCGTGGGAAAACACAGAAGAGGAAAAGATTCCGGACAATGTAACCTTTGCTGATATGTCTCCTTACTTTTGTGATGACGACACGTGTGACCCTGTGATAGGCAACGTTATTACTTTCCGGGACAACCACCATATTTCCACTCTCTATTCCCGCACAATGGGACCGGCGCTTAAAGAACACATTGAAGACGCGTTAGAAGAAAATGACGAATAA
- the fabZ gene encoding 3-hydroxyacyl-ACP dehydratase FabZ, whose protein sequence is MLSIEQIKEIIPHRYPFLLVDKIIEVEPGERAVGIKNVSANEEFFNGHFPDYPVMPGVLIIEAIAQAGGVALMQQEDMKGKLALFAGIDECRFKGQVMPGDQLRLEMEVTKQRRSIVKGKGTASVDGKVVAEADLMFAIQ, encoded by the coding sequence ATGCTTTCAATAGAACAAATCAAAGAGATTATTCCCCACCGTTACCCATTTCTGCTTGTCGATAAAATTATCGAGGTAGAGCCCGGGGAGCGGGCGGTAGGCATTAAAAATGTCAGCGCCAATGAAGAATTTTTCAACGGACACTTCCCCGACTATCCGGTGATGCCGGGAGTGCTTATCATTGAAGCGATCGCCCAGGCTGGCGGCGTCGCACTGATGCAGCAGGAGGATATGAAGGGAAAGCTTGCCCTGTTTGCAGGCATCGATGAATGCCGCTTTAAAGGCCAGGTGATGCCGGGAGACCAGCTGCGCCTCGAGATGGAAGTCACCAAACAGCGACGCTCCATTGTGAAAGGAAAAGGAACAGCTTCCGTAGACGGCAAGGTCGTTGCAGAAGCGGATCTGATGTTTGCGATTCAATAG
- a CDS encoding DNA-directed RNA polymerase subunit beta, translating into MSNQDNHTRSSKPNRKEQLKRGAQKVRARLQHLLWWHWLIIILILAFICSVIGLMIGYAVGGGNPFQALNPATWLEIYRLIRGN; encoded by the coding sequence ATGAGCAATCAGGACAACCATACAAGGAGTTCCAAACCGAATAGAAAAGAACAGCTGAAAAGAGGAGCGCAGAAGGTGCGTGCGCGTCTTCAGCACCTGCTCTGGTGGCACTGGCTGATTATTATTTTAATTCTGGCTTTTATCTGTTCGGTTATCGGCCTGATGATTGGCTATGCGGTCGGGGGAGGCAATCCTTTTCAGGCTTTAAACCCGGCGACCTGGCTGGAGATTTATCGGTTAATTCGAGGAAATTAG
- a CDS encoding flagellar hook-basal body protein, whose protein sequence is MYSGLRIPFQSMGSVQQQMDTISNNLSNAETAGFKSRQATFSEMMYQQEDNMPMPENGTGRLTPPGIRTGGGAAIGQTALRMEQGSLKESERELDFALEDPDAFFQIEAEDGAVEYTKDGQLYLSENPEAPGSYTLVDQNGGFVLNEAGGRFDIPAGASEFSMQENGELTAVTAAGDNVNLGSFGVVQVERPQALTSVGGNRYRFEDLDGLGAAENDMVIEADPSSVKQGMVEQSNVDLSNELVNMMNAQRQYSFNSRALTQGDQMLGLINSIR, encoded by the coding sequence ATGTACTCGGGATTACGTATACCATTTCAGTCCATGGGATCAGTCCAGCAGCAGATGGACACCATCAGCAACAACCTCTCCAATGCGGAAACGGCCGGATTTAAATCAAGACAGGCGACGTTCAGTGAAATGATGTATCAGCAGGAGGACAATATGCCGATGCCGGAAAACGGTACTGGACGGCTTACACCGCCCGGTATACGGACAGGGGGTGGTGCAGCCATCGGCCAGACAGCACTTCGGATGGAGCAGGGCTCACTGAAGGAGAGTGAGCGTGAGCTGGATTTTGCGCTTGAAGACCCGGACGCTTTTTTTCAGATAGAGGCGGAAGACGGAGCGGTTGAATATACGAAGGACGGGCAGCTGTATCTGTCAGAAAACCCGGAGGCTCCCGGAAGCTATACGCTCGTTGATCAAAATGGGGGCTTTGTATTAAATGAAGCCGGAGGGAGATTTGATATTCCCGCAGGGGCTTCGGAATTTTCGATGCAGGAAAACGGGGAGCTGACAGCTGTAACGGCGGCCGGGGATAACGTGAACCTTGGTTCATTTGGCGTGGTTCAGGTGGAGCGTCCGCAGGCGCTGACGTCGGTCGGAGGCAATCGGTACCGTTTTGAGGATTTAGATGGACTCGGGGCAGCGGAAAATGATATGGTTATAGAAGCTGACCCGTCCAGCGTAAAGCAGGGAATGGTCGAGCAGTCTAATGTGGATTTATCGAATGAATTAGTAAATATGATGAATGCCCAAAGACAATACTCGTTTAATTCCCGTGCACTGACGCAGGGAGACCAGATGCTTGGATTAATTAACAGTATTCGATAA
- a CDS encoding flagellar hook-basal body protein, whose product MLRGFYNAASGMTAQQRKTDMLNNNIANANTPGYKSDQSAIRTFPEQLLHAENAGRGPHTIGSLGTGVYMQDQAPSFTPGELQETKAPADVALLEAEVPDENGAVLFTVQGEDGTAYTRNGNWTVDAEGFLTTAEGQYILNNQGTPVETGNENFQISEDGTVRLENGGEAGQLGVAYAPDTNDLVKTEAGLFEAEEELGAAVDNENVRYQMKQGFLEQSNTDSTQAMTELMEAYRMFESNQKVMQTYDRSMEKAVNEVGRLG is encoded by the coding sequence ATGCTGAGGGGTTTTTATAACGCTGCTTCGGGGATGACAGCCCAGCAGAGAAAAACGGATATGCTGAACAATAATATTGCCAACGCCAACACGCCGGGCTACAAATCTGATCAAAGTGCGATCCGGACATTTCCCGAGCAGCTTCTGCATGCGGAGAATGCCGGGAGAGGCCCACACACGATCGGTTCACTTGGAACAGGCGTCTACATGCAGGACCAGGCCCCTTCATTTACTCCGGGAGAGCTGCAGGAAACGAAGGCCCCAGCCGATGTCGCTCTGCTTGAAGCAGAGGTGCCGGATGAAAACGGGGCAGTGCTGTTCACGGTCCAGGGGGAAGACGGGACGGCCTACACCAGGAACGGCAACTGGACAGTGGATGCAGAAGGGTTTTTAACAACAGCGGAAGGCCAGTACATATTAAATAACCAAGGAACTCCGGTAGAAACCGGAAACGAAAATTTTCAGATTTCCGAAGACGGCACAGTACGGCTTGAAAATGGCGGGGAAGCCGGACAGCTTGGGGTGGCGTATGCTCCTGATACTAACGATTTAGTCAAAACCGAAGCGGGTCTTTTTGAAGCGGAGGAGGAGCTTGGTGCGGCAGTGGACAACGAAAACGTCCGCTATCAGATGAAGCAGGGATTTCTCGAACAGTCCAATACCGATTCCACCCAGGCGATGACGGAGTTGATGGAAGCATACCGGATGTTTGAATCCAACCAGAAGGTGATGCAGACGTATGACCGCAGCATGGAAAAGGCTGTGAATGAAGTGGGACGCCTCGGTTAG
- the murA gene encoding UDP-N-acetylglucosamine 1-carboxyvinyltransferase translates to MDKIIVQGGRRLKGSVKAEGAKNAVLPVIAATLLAEEGQSTLYDVPPLADVETISNVLRHVGTEVNYENHRWTADATGDLSTEAPFEYVSKMRASFLVMGPLLARKGIAHIALPGGCAIGSRPIDQHLKGFEAMGAHVEIGNGYIEAKVEERLQGARIYLDFPSVGATENIMMAAALAEGTTTLENVAEEPEIVDLANFINAMGGKVRGAGTGTIRIEGVDKLTGAEHTIIPDRIEAGTFMIAAAITGGEVFVEGAMHEHLRPLVAKMREMGVKIEESDGGMLVTGPDILKPVDIKTMPHPGFPTDMQAQFMALLTQAKGTGLITETVFENRFMHVEEFQRMNASIKIEGRTAIISGPKKLQGAEVSATDLRAGAALIVAGLVAEGETTVTELRHLDRGYVDFHKKLQGLGANIKRVNADEQSDTSLKTAERS, encoded by the coding sequence TTGGATAAAATTATTGTACAGGGAGGCAGACGCCTAAAGGGGTCCGTCAAAGCAGAAGGAGCAAAAAATGCAGTTCTGCCTGTCATTGCAGCTACACTTTTGGCAGAAGAAGGACAAAGTACACTTTATGATGTACCGCCGCTTGCAGACGTAGAGACGATCTCGAATGTTCTGCGCCACGTCGGAACAGAAGTTAATTACGAGAACCACCGCTGGACGGCTGACGCCACGGGTGACCTTTCCACAGAAGCTCCGTTTGAGTATGTCAGCAAGATGCGGGCCTCGTTTCTTGTCATGGGTCCGCTTCTGGCGAGAAAAGGGATCGCCCATATTGCGCTTCCGGGGGGATGTGCAATTGGCTCACGTCCGATCGATCAGCACCTAAAAGGCTTTGAAGCGATGGGCGCTCACGTTGAAATCGGCAATGGCTATATCGAAGCGAAGGTGGAGGAACGCCTGCAGGGAGCACGCATTTATCTCGATTTTCCAAGCGTCGGCGCAACTGAAAATATCATGATGGCCGCTGCTCTTGCAGAAGGTACTACCACGCTTGAAAATGTAGCAGAGGAACCGGAAATCGTGGACCTTGCCAACTTTATTAATGCGATGGGCGGCAAAGTACGCGGCGCCGGAACCGGCACTATCCGCATTGAGGGTGTAGATAAATTAACCGGAGCGGAGCATACGATTATTCCGGACCGGATTGAAGCAGGCACCTTTATGATTGCTGCTGCCATTACCGGAGGGGAAGTATTCGTCGAAGGTGCAATGCATGAACACTTGCGTCCGCTTGTAGCGAAAATGCGCGAAATGGGCGTAAAGATTGAAGAAAGCGACGGAGGCATGCTTGTCACCGGCCCGGACATTTTAAAGCCGGTGGATATTAAAACGATGCCGCATCCAGGCTTTCCAACAGACATGCAGGCGCAGTTTATGGCGCTTCTAACCCAGGCAAAGGGAACCGGCCTTATTACAGAAACGGTTTTTGAAAACCGCTTTATGCACGTAGAGGAATTCCAGCGTATGAACGCAAGCATCAAGATCGAAGGACGCACCGCAATCATCAGCGGTCCGAAAAAACTGCAGGGTGCTGAAGTGTCGGCTACCGACCTCCGCGCAGGCGCAGCTTTAATCGTTGCCGGTCTCGTAGCAGAGGGAGAAACAACGGTAACAGAGCTTCGCCATCTGGACCGTGGATATGTAGACTTTCATAAAAAACTGCAGGGTCTCGGCGCGAATATAAAGCGTGTGAATGCAGACGAGCAATCAGATACGTCCCTAAAAACAGCTGAGCGCTCCTAG
- a CDS encoding DUF1146 family protein encodes MQRTLYGNKERHDGMNPDGQEALIHILLHLSFFILTWWCLQAFRFDVFIRRPESLKGRLLIILFAIAISYSVSSFFIDYFDFSLYLRYLFFTLLA; translated from the coding sequence TTGCAAAGAACGTTGTACGGCAACAAAGAAAGGCATGATGGCATGAATCCGGACGGCCAGGAAGCACTAATACATATCCTGCTCCATCTCTCTTTTTTTATCCTGACCTGGTGGTGTCTGCAGGCGTTTCGGTTTGACGTTTTTATCCGGAGACCGGAAAGCCTGAAGGGGAGACTTTTGATTATATTGTTCGCTATTGCAATCAGCTACTCTGTAAGCAGTTTCTTTATCGATTATTTTGATTTTTCTTTGTACCTCCGTTACCTGTTTTTCACACTTTTGGCATAA
- a CDS encoding F0F1 ATP synthase subunit epsilon, whose amino-acid sequence MATMHLSVVTPDGSVFDGEVEMVSVRAESGEMGILPGHVPTVAPLKIDAVRIKYENKVKLLAVSEGFVEVRSDAVNILAESAETPGEIDPERARIAKERAEERLDRINEEEIDVMRARLALKRANTRLKVSEGS is encoded by the coding sequence ATGGCAACGATGCATCTCAGCGTAGTGACTCCGGACGGGTCCGTCTTTGATGGAGAAGTAGAGATGGTCAGTGTTCGTGCGGAAAGTGGCGAAATGGGGATTCTCCCCGGCCACGTTCCAACCGTGGCTCCTCTAAAAATCGATGCAGTCCGCATTAAGTACGAAAACAAAGTAAAGCTACTGGCCGTGAGTGAAGGATTCGTAGAAGTCCGCTCTGACGCCGTTAATATTTTGGCGGAATCTGCAGAAACTCCAGGAGAGATCGATCCGGAACGGGCCCGCATCGCCAAAGAGCGGGCAGAGGAACGACTGGACCGGATAAATGAAGAGGAAATTGACGTCATGCGGGCACGCCTTGCCTTAAAACGGGCAAACACCCGCCTGAAGGTTTCCGAAGGCTCATAA